CAGCTCCTCCACGGTCTCAAAGGTTCGCACCCGGAGCAGTTGCTCCTTGAGGGTGCGGAGGAACCGCTCCACGCAGCCATTGCCCTCCGGCTCCCGCACGAAAGCGGGACTGGAGGCAATCCGCAGGAAGCGGAGCTCGTCTTGGAAGTGGTCGCTCATGTACTGGCTGCCGTGGTCATGGCGCAGGACAAGGCCCGAGGCGACGTCGGCGCCGTAGCCGCCAAGGTGCTGGCGCACTCCTTGGCGCAGC
This DNA window, taken from Chloroflexota bacterium, encodes the following:
- a CDS encoding transposase, translating into LRQGVRQHLGGYGADVASGLVLRHDHGSQYMSDHFQDELRFLRIASSPAFVREPEGNGCVERFLRTLKEQLLRVRTFETVEELRLALLAFKERYNREWLVERHRYATPEQARRQLLACPVVAA